The following are encoded together in the Vigna unguiculata cultivar IT97K-499-35 chromosome 2, ASM411807v1, whole genome shotgun sequence genome:
- the LOC114169025 gene encoding AAA-ATPase At2g18193-like, whose protein sequence is MLSNKTKNLRSFASASSWFDVYAAFSTFIMLLRTAFNDLIPRQIRSFLVSKLEAFFNSQPNNQISLHINEFWRNGRDENELFFAAQEYLPTRITRTYKSLKVGKLENEKHLNLAVDSSEEVVDEFEGTKFTWKLDENSEENSRHSQKQAFVLSFNEGNRERVLDRYIPHILKTHEAMKSEKRILEIYSWSPYYEWTERELSHPATFDTLALDPELKQAVVDDLERFLKRKEFYKKVGKPWKRGYLLYGPPGTGKSSLIAAIANYLKFDVYDLDLSYIDSDSDLMEAMRDVSGSSILVIEDIDCNKEVHVRSKPEQDSESGEVSGKFRLSNLLNFTDGLRSGGGEGWLIIFTTNHKEKIDPALLRPGRMDMHIHLSFLSGKAFPVMASNYLGIEGDHPLVEEIQGMLEKTQVTPAVVAEHLIRNEDPDLALEALVEFLKQH, encoded by the coding sequence ATGTTATCCAACAAGACCAAAAATCTTCGTTCATTTGCATCAGCTTCATCGTGGTTCGATGTGTACGCTGCGTTCTCCACGTTCATCATGCTCCTCAGAACTGCATTCAATGATCTCATACCCCGCCAGATTCGATCCTTTCTTGTCTCAAAGCTAGAAGCTTTTTTCAATAGCCAACCAAATAATCAAATATCTCTCCATATCAACGAGTTCTGGCGCAATGGGCGTGATGAAAATGAACTTTTCTTTGCAGCGCAGGAGTACCTCCCCACTAGGATTACCAGAACCTACAAATCACTCAAAGTTGGCAAACTAGAAAACGAAAAGCACCTGAATCTCGCAGTGGATTCAAGCGAAGAGGTGGTGGATGAGTTTGAAGGCACCAAGTTCACTTGGAAGCTGGATGAGAATTCCGAGGAAAACTCGCGCCATTCCCAGAAGCAAGCCTTTGTACTGAGCTTCAACGAGGGGAACAGAGAGAGAGTGTTGGATCGGTATATCCCACACATCCTTAAAACTCACGAGGCCATGAAAAGTGAGAAGAGGATTCTGGAGATCTATTCCTGGTCCCCTTATTATGAATGGACCGAGAGGGAGTTATCTCATCCTGCCACATTCGACACGCTGGCCTTGGATCCTGAGTTGAAGCAAGCTGTAGTTGATGATTTAGAACGGTTCTTGAAGAGGAAGGAGTTCTACAAGAAAGTGGGAAAGCCTTGGAAACGAGGGTACTTGCTGTATGGACCGCCGGGAACCGGAAAATCTAGCCTCATTGCAGCCATTGCCAATTACTTGAAATTCGACGTGTATGATTTGGATTTATCTTACATTGATTCTGATTCAGACCTCATGGAAGCCATGAGAGATGTATCTGGAAGTTCCATCTTGGTGATTGAAGACATAGATTGCAACAAAGAGGTGCATGTTCGATCAAAACCAGAACAAGATTCAGAGAGTGGTGAGGTTAGTGGGAAGTTTCGTCTGTCGAATTTGCTGAATTTCACCGATGGTTTAAGATCAGGCGGTGGAGAGGGGTGGCTTATAATATTCACTACTAATCACAAAGAGAAAATAGACCCGGCGTTGCTGCGCCCTGGTCGCATGGACATGCACATTCACTTGTCCTTTCTCAGTGGTAAGGCGTTTCCGGTTATGGCTTCGAATTATTTGGGCATTGAAGGAGATCATCCACTGGTTGAAGAGATCCAAGGAATGTTGGAGAAGACACAAGTTACCCCTGCAGTAGTAGCAGAGCATCTCATCAGAAATGAGGACCCTGACCTTGCTTTGGAAGCACTTGTTGAGTTTCTCAAACAACACTAG
- the LOC114173997 gene encoding AAA-ATPase At3g50940-like codes for MRPSMGGFSSSFTNVRSASSWFELYAAFSTFIMLLRSAINDLIPQQVRSFVHSKLKAFFSNRQKSNVVSLQVTELWDGHTNQLFQAVQEYLPAKISHSYKSLKVGKISKHKNIVMAVDGKQEVVDEFEGIKLKWKLVEQSSQKESDNRDPLRPRKLPGFERECFTLTFDEKHRDVVMNKYLVHVLDAFQEIQAKQRTIKIHSIGGGRCWQKSDLTHPASFQSLALDPEQKQGIIDDLDRFLRRKELYKRVGKPWKRGYLLYGPPGTGKSSLIAAMADHLKFDVYDLELTSVFSNSDLMRTLKETSNRSIIVIEDIDCNREVHVRSPKDFSDSDSENEHKHVKIKTSRFTLSGLLNYMDGLWSSGGEERILIFTTNHRERIDPALLRPGRMDMHIHLSFLRSKAFRILASNYLGVEGDHPLFERIDDLLEKIEVTPAVVAEQLMRYEDPDVCLEALVQFLEEKAKERLCKREVD; via the exons ATGAGACCTTCCATGGGGGGTTTCTCTTCCTCCTTCACAAATGTTCGTTCTGCCTCGTCATGGTTCGAGTTGTATGCAGCTTTCTCCACATTCATCATGCTTCTAAGAAGCGCAATCAACGATCTCATACCCCAACAAGTTCGCTCCTTCGTACACTCCAAACTAAAGGCTTTCTTCTCAAACCGTCAAAAAAGCAACGTTGTCTCACTTCAGGTTACTGAACTTTGGGATGGCCACACCAACCAACTCTTCCAAGCCGTTCAAGAGTATCTCCCGGCAAAGATCTCCCACTCTTACAAATCCCTCAAAGTTGGGAAAATTTCAAAGCACAAGAACATAGTAATGGCGGTGGATGGAAAACAGGAGGTGGTGGACGAGTTTGAAGGCATCAAGCTCAAATGGAAGCTGGTTGAACAAAGCTCCCAAAAAGAATCTGATAATCGCGATCCTCTTCGTCCTCGCAAGTTACCTGGTTTCGAGAGGGAGTGCTTCACTCTAACCTTTGATGAGAAGCATAGAGATGTGGTTATGAACAAGTATCTCGTGCACGTTCTGGACGCATTCCAGGAGATTCAAGCAAAGCAGAGAACCATCAAGATCCATTCCATTGGTGGTGGAAGATGCTGGCAGAAAAGTGACTTGACTCATCCAGCGTCGTTCCAGTCGCTTGCATTGGATCCAGAGCAAAAACAGGGAATCATTGATGATTTGGATCGGTTTTTGCGGAGGAAGGAGCTGTACAAGAGGGTGGGGAAGCCTTGGAAACGTGGCTACCTCTTGTACGGTCCCCCAGGAACAGGAAAATCTAGCCTTATTGCTGCCATGGCTGACCACTTAAAGTTTGATGTGTATGATCTGGAACTAACCTCTGTGTTTTCTAACTCCGACCTCATGCGAACCCTGAAGGAGACATCTAACCGCTCCATCATCGTCATCGAAGACATCGACTGCAACAGAGAGGTGCATGTTCGATCACCAAAAGACTTTTCAGATTCCGATTCAGAAAATGAACACAAGCATGTCaag ATTAAGACAAGCAGGTTTACTCTGTCGGGTCTGCTTAACTACATGGATGGGTTGTGGTCGAGTGGTGGAGAGGAGCGGATTTTGATCTTCACCACCAATCACAGAGAAAGAATCGACCCTGCGTTGCTGCGCCCTGGTCGTATGGACATGCACATTCACTTGTCCTTCCTCAGAAGCAAGGCATTTCGAATTCTAGCTTCCAATTACTTGGGCGTTGAAGGAGATCATCCACTCTTTGAACGAATTGATGATCTGTTGGAGAAAATAGAAGTCACCCCTGCAGTGGTAGCAGAGCAACTAATGAGATATGAGGATCCTGACGTTTGTTTGGAAGCACTTGTTCAATTTCTCGAAGAAAAAGCCAAGGAAAGACTATGTAAGAGAGAAGTAGACTAG
- the LOC114173489 gene encoding AAA-ATPase At5g17760-like isoform X2, whose protein sequence is MFSPRDMPSPSSIFSAYASMTASIMLLRSMANELIPHPIRGYLFNTFRYLIRPRSPTLTLIIEESTGIARNQVYDAAEAYLSTRVSPENERLKISKSPKEKKLTIRLEKGEKVVDCFNGACFKWRFICAESEKNNPNDHSNTNISVRSEKRSFELSFPKKLKEMVLDCYLPFILEKAKEMKDEERVLKMHTLNTSYCFSGVKWDSINLEHPSTFETLAMEPELKNAVIEDLDRFVKRREFYKRVGRAWKRGYLLYGPPGTGKSSLIAAMANYLKFDIFDLQLGNIVRDSDLRKLLLATANRSILVIEDIDCSVDLPERRHGDGRKQTDVQLTLSGLLNFIDGLWSSCGDERIIIFTTNHKERLDPALLRPGRMDMHIHMSYCSYQGFKLLASNYLETSSEHPLFGEIEGLIEDIQITPAQVAEELMKNEDAEATLEAFVKLLKRKKMEGDVCENYGPQKAEPSKRRKVGCKQKRGVGISKSNIGVTQRRTRRMRRECSF, encoded by the exons ATGTTTTCTCCAAGAGACATGCCTTCTCCCTCCTCAATCTTCTCAGCCTACGCCTCCATGACAGCCTCCATCATGCTCCTGCGATCCATGGCCAACGAGCTCATTCCCCACCCAATCCGTGGCTACCTCTTCAACACCTTCCGCTACCTCATCAGGCCTCGCTCCCCTACCCTCACCCTCATCATCGAAGAGTCTACCGGCATAGCCCGTAACCAAGTCTACGACGCCGCCGAGGCTTACCTCTCCACCCGCGTCAGCCCCGAAAACGAGAGGCTCAAGATCAGCAAGAGCCCCAAGGAGAAGAAACTAACCATCCGCTTAGAAAAAGGTGAGAAGGTGGTCGACTGCTTCAACGGCGCCTGCTTCAAGTGGAGATTCATCTGTGCGGAATCCGAGAAGAACAACCCCAACGACCACTCCAACACCAACATCTCCGTAAGATCCGAAAAGCGCTCGTTCGAGCTCAGCTTCCCCAAGAAGCTCAAGGAAATGGTGCTGGACTGCTACTTGCCCTTCATCCTGGAGAAGGCCAAGGAGATGAAAGACGAGGAGCGCGTGCTGAAGATGCACACTCTCAACACTTCCTATTGCTTCAGCGGGGTGAAATGGGACTCCATAAACCTGGAGCATCCTTCCACGTTTGAGACGCTGGCGATGGAGCCGGAGCTGAAGAATGCGGTGATAGAGGACTTGGACAGGTTCGTTAAAAGGAGGGAGTTTTACAAGAGAGTAGGGAGGGCATGGAAACGTGGCTACTTGCTCTATGGCCCTCCTGGGACTGGTAAATCCAGCTTGATCGCTGCCATGGCTAATTACTTGAAATTTGACATCTTTGACCTCCAACTCGGCAACATTGTGAGGGACTCCGACCTCAGAAAGCTTCTTCTCGCCACCGCTAACAGGTCCATTTTGGTCATCGAAGACATTGATTGCAGTGTGGATCTCCCAGAGCGCCGCCATGGAGATGGACGTAAACAAACTGACGTACAG TTGACTTTGTCGGGGTTACTAAACTTCATTGATGGGCTATGGTCCAGTTGTGGAGACGAGAGAATAATCATATTCACCACCAACCACAAAGAGAGACTAGACCCAGCACTGTTGAGGCCCGGAAGAATGGACATGCACATTCACATGTCCTATTGCTCCTACCAAGGCTTCAAGCTTTTGGCCTCAAACTACTTGGAAACTTCCTCTGAACATCCCCTCTTTGGGGAGATAGAGGGGCTCATAGAGGACATACAGATAACCCCAGCGCAAGTGGCAGAGGAATTGATGAAGAACGAGGACGCGGAAGCAACACTTGAAGCATTCGTGAAGCTactgaagaggaagaagatggagGGTGATGTGTGTGAGAACTATGGTCCTCAGAAAGCAGAACCTTCCAAAAGGCGCAAGGTTGGTTGCAAGCAAAAACGAGGTGTTGGCATTAGCAAGAGCAATATTGGTGTCACTCAAAGAAGAACAAGGAGAATGAGAAGAGAGTGCAGTTTTTAG
- the LOC114173489 gene encoding AAA-ATPase At5g17760-like isoform X1, with product MFSPRDMPSPSSIFSAYASMTASIMLLRSMANELIPHPIRGYLFNTFRYLIRPRSPTLTLIIEESTGIARNQVYDAAEAYLSTRVSPENERLKISKSPKEKKLTIRLEKGEKVVDCFNGACFKWRFICAESEKNNPNDHSNTNISVRSEKRSFELSFPKKLKEMVLDCYLPFILEKAKEMKDEERVLKMHTLNTSYCFSGVKWDSINLEHPSTFETLAMEPELKNAVIEDLDRFVKRREFYKRVGRAWKRGYLLYGPPGTGKSSLIAAMANYLKFDIFDLQLGNIVRDSDLRKLLLATANRSILVIEDIDCSVDLPERRHGDGRKQTDVQAHRASDGWMQLTLSGLLNFIDGLWSSCGDERIIIFTTNHKERLDPALLRPGRMDMHIHMSYCSYQGFKLLASNYLETSSEHPLFGEIEGLIEDIQITPAQVAEELMKNEDAEATLEAFVKLLKRKKMEGDVCENYGPQKAEPSKRRKVGCKQKRGVGISKSNIGVTQRRTRRMRRECSF from the exons ATGTTTTCTCCAAGAGACATGCCTTCTCCCTCCTCAATCTTCTCAGCCTACGCCTCCATGACAGCCTCCATCATGCTCCTGCGATCCATGGCCAACGAGCTCATTCCCCACCCAATCCGTGGCTACCTCTTCAACACCTTCCGCTACCTCATCAGGCCTCGCTCCCCTACCCTCACCCTCATCATCGAAGAGTCTACCGGCATAGCCCGTAACCAAGTCTACGACGCCGCCGAGGCTTACCTCTCCACCCGCGTCAGCCCCGAAAACGAGAGGCTCAAGATCAGCAAGAGCCCCAAGGAGAAGAAACTAACCATCCGCTTAGAAAAAGGTGAGAAGGTGGTCGACTGCTTCAACGGCGCCTGCTTCAAGTGGAGATTCATCTGTGCGGAATCCGAGAAGAACAACCCCAACGACCACTCCAACACCAACATCTCCGTAAGATCCGAAAAGCGCTCGTTCGAGCTCAGCTTCCCCAAGAAGCTCAAGGAAATGGTGCTGGACTGCTACTTGCCCTTCATCCTGGAGAAGGCCAAGGAGATGAAAGACGAGGAGCGCGTGCTGAAGATGCACACTCTCAACACTTCCTATTGCTTCAGCGGGGTGAAATGGGACTCCATAAACCTGGAGCATCCTTCCACGTTTGAGACGCTGGCGATGGAGCCGGAGCTGAAGAATGCGGTGATAGAGGACTTGGACAGGTTCGTTAAAAGGAGGGAGTTTTACAAGAGAGTAGGGAGGGCATGGAAACGTGGCTACTTGCTCTATGGCCCTCCTGGGACTGGTAAATCCAGCTTGATCGCTGCCATGGCTAATTACTTGAAATTTGACATCTTTGACCTCCAACTCGGCAACATTGTGAGGGACTCCGACCTCAGAAAGCTTCTTCTCGCCACCGCTAACAGGTCCATTTTGGTCATCGAAGACATTGATTGCAGTGTGGATCTCCCAGAGCGCCGCCATGGAGATGGACGTAAACAAACTGACGTACAG GCTCACAGAGCATCTGATGGATGGATGCAGTTGACTTTGTCGGGGTTACTAAACTTCATTGATGGGCTATGGTCCAGTTGTGGAGACGAGAGAATAATCATATTCACCACCAACCACAAAGAGAGACTAGACCCAGCACTGTTGAGGCCCGGAAGAATGGACATGCACATTCACATGTCCTATTGCTCCTACCAAGGCTTCAAGCTTTTGGCCTCAAACTACTTGGAAACTTCCTCTGAACATCCCCTCTTTGGGGAGATAGAGGGGCTCATAGAGGACATACAGATAACCCCAGCGCAAGTGGCAGAGGAATTGATGAAGAACGAGGACGCGGAAGCAACACTTGAAGCATTCGTGAAGCTactgaagaggaagaagatggagGGTGATGTGTGTGAGAACTATGGTCCTCAGAAAGCAGAACCTTCCAAAAGGCGCAAGGTTGGTTGCAAGCAAAAACGAGGTGTTGGCATTAGCAAGAGCAATATTGGTGTCACTCAAAGAAGAACAAGGAGAATGAGAAGAGAGTGCAGTTTTTAG
- the LOC114174204 gene encoding heavy metal-associated isoprenylated plant protein 43-like: MVKKTVLKVDITCSKCKRKLLKTVSSLQGVDKIEADEGKGTLTVTGDADPYDIIVRIRKAGKHAEVVSVGPPPAPPKQDQKKPEEKKPEEKKKPDPVKQEQKPNEPYMQMPYYYPPHQPVVVYMNRYEEPNPSCIIL, translated from the exons ATGGTTAAGAAGACGGTGTTGAAGGTTGACATCACTTGTTCCAAATGCAAAAGGAAACTCCTCAAGACTGTGTCTTCACTTCAAG GGGTGGATAAAATTGAAGCTGATGAAGGGAAGGGTACGTTGACCGTGACAGGGGATGCAGACCCGTATGACATAATAGTTCGCATTAGGAAAGCTGGGAAGCATGCTGAAGTTGTGAGTGTTGGGCCTCCCCCGGCGCCTCCAAAACAAGACCAGAAGAAGCCCGAAGAAAAAAAGCCcgaagagaagaagaagccCGACCCGGTTAAGCAAGAACAAAAACCGAATGAGCCCTACATGCAGATGCCGTATTACTACCCACCACACCAACCGGTGGTGGTGTACATGAACAGATACGAGGAGCCCAATCCATCTTGCATTATATTGTAA